One window of the Burkholderia sp. FERM BP-3421 genome contains the following:
- a CDS encoding catalase, protein MSTATNRLRLGLVAAACVALATTASAADLTRDNGSPVGDNQNSQTAGPNGPVLLQDSHLIEKLQRFDRERIPERVVHARGTGAFGEFVPSADLADLTMAKVFTSGTRTPVFVRFSTVMGSRGSPEQARDPRGFAVKFYTEQGNWDLVGINWPIFFIRDAIKFPDFVHANKPSAVTGVQDPNLAFDFFAHTPEATSMLTRLYTPEGMPDSYRHMDGFGVHAFKFVNAQGQVHYVKFHWKSAQGIHGMRPKDIPGSVGADWNLMTNDLYGALKAGDYPKWDLYIQVLSPADLGKYDYDPLDDTKVWSDVPERKVGTLTLNRVPDNFFESTEESAFAPSRLVPGIEPSEDRMLQGRVFSYADTQMYRLGANFSQLPINRPRVPVVSNNQDGAMNGGGRQGEVNYEPSTLNEIAQNPRYKYVQTPLSGVTQQAAIHKTLNFRQAGEYYRALSERDRQDLVTALSADLRRVTNDRNKYTMLSYFYKADADYGARLAKATQADVSRVKSLADQLVEH, encoded by the coding sequence ATGTCCACCGCCACGAACCGTTTGCGCCTGGGTCTCGTCGCCGCCGCCTGCGTCGCGCTCGCGACCACGGCCTCGGCCGCCGACCTCACGCGCGACAATGGCTCGCCTGTCGGCGATAACCAGAATTCGCAAACCGCCGGACCGAACGGCCCGGTGCTGCTGCAAGACTCCCACCTGATCGAAAAACTGCAGCGCTTCGATCGCGAGCGGATCCCCGAGCGCGTCGTGCACGCGCGCGGCACCGGCGCTTTCGGCGAATTCGTCCCGAGCGCCGATCTCGCCGACCTCACGATGGCGAAGGTGTTCACGTCCGGCACGCGCACGCCTGTGTTCGTGCGCTTCTCGACCGTGATGGGCTCGCGCGGCTCGCCCGAGCAGGCCCGCGATCCGCGCGGCTTCGCGGTCAAGTTCTACACCGAGCAGGGCAACTGGGATCTGGTCGGCATCAACTGGCCGATCTTCTTCATTCGCGACGCCATCAAGTTCCCGGACTTCGTGCACGCGAACAAGCCGAGCGCGGTCACCGGCGTGCAGGATCCGAACCTCGCCTTCGACTTCTTCGCGCACACGCCCGAAGCCACCAGCATGCTGACCCGGCTGTACACCCCCGAGGGGATGCCGGATTCCTATCGGCACATGGACGGCTTCGGCGTGCACGCCTTCAAGTTCGTCAATGCGCAAGGCCAGGTGCACTACGTGAAGTTCCATTGGAAGAGCGCGCAGGGCATCCACGGCATGCGGCCGAAGGACATCCCGGGCTCGGTCGGCGCGGACTGGAACCTGATGACGAACGACCTGTACGGCGCGCTGAAGGCCGGCGACTATCCGAAGTGGGATCTGTATATCCAGGTGCTCTCGCCCGCGGACCTCGGCAAGTACGACTACGATCCGCTCGACGACACCAAGGTCTGGAGCGATGTGCCGGAGCGCAAGGTCGGCACGCTCACGCTGAACCGCGTACCGGACAACTTCTTCGAAAGCACCGAGGAATCGGCGTTCGCGCCGTCGCGGCTCGTGCCCGGCATCGAGCCGTCGGAGGACCGGATGCTGCAAGGCCGTGTGTTCTCCTATGCGGACACCCAGATGTACCGGCTCGGCGCGAACTTCAGCCAGTTGCCGATCAACCGCCCGCGCGTGCCGGTCGTCAGCAACAACCAGGACGGCGCGATGAACGGCGGCGGCCGCCAGGGCGAGGTGAACTACGAACCGTCGACCCTCAACGAGATCGCGCAGAACCCGCGCTACAAGTACGTCCAGACGCCGCTCTCCGGCGTCACGCAGCAGGCGGCGATCCACAAGACGCTGAACTTCAGGCAGGCCGGCGAGTACTACCGCGCGCTGTCCGAGCGTGACCGCCAGGATCTCGTGACGGCGCTGTCGGCGGACCTGCGACGCGTGACCAACGACCGGAACAAGTACACGATGCTGTCGTACTTCTACAAGGCGGACGCCGACTACGGTGCACGCCTCGCGAAGGCGACGCAGGCCGATGTGTCGCGCGTGAAATCGCTCGCGGACCAGCTCGTCGAGCACTGA
- a CDS encoding alpha/beta fold hydrolase — MSTSSDLRVEARPVSRLGASIDTTWLDTLRLGARAARIRRGPAAHARDGVRIVDVSNCAMRVRVTGARIGSQPTIVLVCDPPSVIEHFDALVSLLAPEARVVCLEPPGFGYSVPRRAFRFTFDNYRTAIDELLLVLDEGPYLLAFSCVWAHIALQIAAQRPAWIAKLLLWQGVAWEQQVSWANYVDADHTLSRPLVGQLAGMLVTRRIGVGWYRAAMAKDRYRDFTPTLLSALDSGAFCCLASLWQQFYRDAPPEVQIDQPTLLTWGHADRTHRHSDKTSLSRTLRRVVRHSGFDRAGHSPELEDCPAFSRLLLDWLAAPDYVPSVVGPSEGEAG; from the coding sequence ATGAGCACTTCGTCCGATCTCCGTGTCGAAGCGCGCCCCGTCAGCCGCCTCGGCGCATCCATCGACACGACCTGGCTCGACACGCTGCGGCTCGGCGCGCGCGCCGCGCGGATCCGCCGCGGGCCGGCCGCGCATGCGCGCGACGGCGTGCGCATCGTCGACGTGTCGAACTGCGCGATGCGGGTGCGCGTGACGGGCGCGCGCATCGGCAGCCAGCCGACCATCGTGCTGGTCTGCGATCCGCCGAGCGTGATCGAGCATTTCGATGCGCTCGTCTCGCTGCTCGCGCCCGAGGCGCGGGTCGTCTGCCTGGAGCCGCCCGGCTTCGGCTATTCGGTGCCGCGCCGCGCCTTCCGCTTCACGTTCGACAACTACCGGACCGCGATCGACGAACTGCTGCTGGTGCTCGACGAAGGCCCTTATCTGCTTGCGTTCTCGTGCGTCTGGGCGCACATCGCGCTGCAGATCGCCGCGCAGCGGCCCGCATGGATCGCCAAGCTGCTGCTGTGGCAAGGCGTCGCGTGGGAGCAGCAGGTCAGCTGGGCGAACTATGTCGACGCGGACCATACCTTGTCGCGCCCGCTCGTGGGTCAACTCGCGGGTATGTTGGTTACGCGGCGCATCGGGGTCGGCTGGTATCGCGCGGCGATGGCCAAGGATCGGTATCGGGACTTCACGCCGACGCTGTTGTCGGCGCTCGACAGCGGCGCGTTCTGCTGTCTCGCCTCGCTGTGGCAGCAGTTCTATCGCGACGCGCCGCCCGAGGTTCAGATCGATCAGCCGACGCTGCTCACCTGGGGACATGCCGATCGCACGCATCGCCACAGCGACAAGACTTCGTTGTCGCGCACACTGCGCCGCGTGGTGCGGCACAGCGGCTTCGACCGAGCCGGGCACTCGCCGGAACTGGAGGACTGCCCGGCCTTCTCGCGCCTGCTGCTCGACTGGCTCGCCGCGCCGGATTATGTGCCGTCGGTCGTCGGTCCGTCGGAGGGAGAGGCCGGTTGA
- a CDS encoding PaaI family thioesterase, protein MSEQRDADYFNRLGKDYLPGLLGMVITELDGLYLKAELDVRQSLLAPNGYLHAGTLVSMADTACGYGCFANLPEGATNFTTIELKSNFMGTTRDGVIHCEARALHAGRTTQVWDALVRHEGKLLATFRCTQMILWPTR, encoded by the coding sequence ATGTCGGAACAACGGGATGCGGACTACTTCAATCGCCTCGGCAAGGACTATCTGCCCGGGTTGCTCGGGATGGTCATCACGGAACTGGACGGTCTGTACCTGAAGGCGGAACTGGACGTCCGCCAGTCGCTGCTCGCGCCGAACGGCTATCTGCACGCGGGCACCCTCGTGAGCATGGCGGACACCGCATGCGGCTACGGTTGCTTCGCGAACCTGCCGGAAGGCGCGACGAACTTCACCACGATCGAGCTGAAAAGCAATTTCATGGGCACCACGCGCGACGGCGTGATCCATTGCGAGGCGCGCGCGCTGCATGCGGGCCGCACGACCCAGGTGTGGGACGCGCTGGTCCGCCATGAAGGCAAGCTGCTCGCGACGTTCCGCTGCACGCAGATGATCCTCTGGCCGACCCGGTGA
- a CDS encoding fatty acyl-AMP ligase, which produces MNDADRNIDACRDFVALARHRARTTPDLPVYTFVGFGDEPSQVLTCAELDRRATTLAARLLARARPGDRALLLFAPGLDYIVALFGCLYAGVIAAPAYPIEPAQAVRTLPRLIAMVADCAPAVILGTAAERDACAQPGAPMQPLTRLPWLAVDAPDLDEPTAALLDPTASPDPAQPAYLQYTSGSTGSPKGVMIGHRNLMHNSALIARRFGHDASSRGAIWLPPYHDMGLIGGILQPLYAGFPVALMSHLDFLKHPLRWLRTVSTFRATTSGGPNFAYEMLATMRIADSDLDRLDLASWRLAFVGAEPIRARTLHAFAARFARCGFDAAAFYPCYGLAEHTLFTTGAPLRGDAPGPVGAPDAGVACGAPAEDSMVLVVDPRTGERCADGEVGELWASGPSVAQGYWGQPALTRETFAARVAGVAGAFMRTGDYGYLRDGELVVTGRLKDMLIIRGANHYPHDLEATIETLDPEVFRPGGCAVFAVDAARQATPRVTVVRELRARHLPAFRDNAEAARSGHFERLRRAITQRHGIVVHDILFTPPSAVPKTTSGKVQRHACRDLLLRGALPIVAQWHADPA; this is translated from the coding sequence ATGAACGACGCGGACCGGAACATCGACGCATGCCGGGACTTCGTCGCGCTCGCGCGCCACCGCGCGCGAACCACGCCCGATCTGCCGGTCTACACCTTCGTCGGCTTCGGCGACGAACCGTCGCAGGTGCTGACCTGCGCCGAACTCGACCGGCGCGCGACCACGCTCGCCGCGCGTCTGCTGGCCCGCGCGCGGCCCGGCGACCGCGCCCTGCTGCTGTTCGCGCCCGGGCTCGACTACATCGTCGCCTTGTTCGGCTGCCTGTATGCGGGCGTGATCGCGGCCCCCGCGTACCCGATCGAACCCGCGCAAGCGGTGCGCACGCTGCCGCGCCTGATCGCGATGGTCGCCGATTGCGCGCCGGCCGTCATCCTCGGCACCGCGGCGGAGCGCGACGCCTGCGCGCAACCCGGCGCGCCGATGCAGCCACTCACGCGCCTGCCGTGGCTGGCCGTCGACGCGCCCGACCTCGACGAACCGACCGCCGCGCTCCTGGACCCGACCGCTTCGCCCGATCCCGCGCAACCCGCGTACCTGCAATACACGTCCGGCTCCACTGGCTCGCCGAAGGGCGTGATGATCGGCCATCGCAACCTCATGCACAACTCGGCGCTGATCGCGCGCCGCTTCGGGCACGATGCAAGCAGCCGGGGCGCGATCTGGCTGCCGCCGTATCACGACATGGGACTGATCGGCGGCATCCTGCAGCCGCTCTACGCCGGCTTTCCGGTCGCGCTGATGTCGCACCTCGATTTTCTCAAGCATCCGCTGCGCTGGCTGCGCACGGTCAGCACATTCCGCGCGACCACGAGCGGCGGCCCCAACTTCGCCTACGAAATGCTCGCGACGATGCGCATCGCCGACAGCGATCTCGACCGTCTCGATCTCGCCAGTTGGCGTCTCGCCTTCGTCGGCGCGGAGCCGATCCGAGCCCGCACGCTGCACGCGTTCGCCGCCCGCTTCGCACGCTGCGGCTTCGACGCCGCCGCGTTCTATCCCTGCTACGGGCTCGCCGAGCACACGCTGTTCACGACCGGCGCGCCGCTGCGCGGCGATGCGCCCGGGCCGGTCGGCGCACCGGACGCCGGCGTCGCGTGCGGCGCGCCGGCCGAGGACAGCATGGTGCTCGTGGTCGACCCGCGCACCGGCGAGCGCTGCGCGGACGGCGAAGTCGGCGAACTGTGGGCGAGCGGGCCGAGCGTCGCGCAAGGCTATTGGGGGCAGCCCGCGCTGACGCGGGAAACCTTCGCGGCGCGGGTCGCGGGCGTCGCGGGCGCCTTCATGCGGACGGGCGACTACGGCTACCTGCGCGACGGCGAGCTGGTCGTGACGGGTCGGCTCAAGGACATGCTGATCATCCGCGGCGCGAATCACTACCCGCACGATCTCGAAGCGACGATCGAGACGCTCGATCCGGAGGTGTTCCGCCCGGGCGGCTGCGCGGTATTCGCGGTCGACGCCGCGCGGCAGGCCACGCCGCGCGTGACGGTGGTGCGCGAACTGCGGGCGCGCCACCTGCCCGCATTCCGCGACAACGCCGAGGCGGCGCGCAGCGGCCACTTCGAACGCCTGCGCCGCGCGATCACGCAGCGGCACGGCATCGTCGTGCACGATATTCTCTTCACGCCGCCGTCCGCGGTGCCGAAGACGACGAGCGGCAAGGTCCAGCGCCACGCCTGCCGCGACCTGCTGCTGCGCGGCGCGCTGCCGATCGTCGCGCAATGGCATGCGGATCCAGCCTGA
- a CDS encoding amidohydrolase family protein encodes MTTPRIFDARVHLLPDSVAKLVWKNYARDAWDIRYQLLADAALAFLAAHGVERVAGICYASQPGIAPFLNTFMAGLHARHPAQVVPFGTVHPGDEDCVREVERALDTLGFAGIKLHCHLLRMAPDDPALASILDAVAERGKVVNLHSGAVAKNNAALDAVRAFCNVDRFRRALRRRPALRIIVPHIGYDEVQAYLDLMDEFPNLHFDTAMAFGGHRVAIGETIPDVRPLVPARYPRGMHPPLPDPWRPALEQLVPQMQARPTRFLYGSDFPYVPYDWDLEIRQLTRYLPPEVLERVLWDNAAALFGAPREAERESAAAAQGANE; translated from the coding sequence ATGACCACCCCGCGCATCTTCGACGCCCGCGTCCACCTGCTCCCCGACTCCGTCGCGAAGCTCGTCTGGAAAAACTATGCGCGCGATGCGTGGGACATCCGCTACCAGCTGCTCGCGGACGCCGCGCTCGCGTTTCTCGCCGCGCACGGCGTCGAGCGCGTCGCGGGCATCTGCTATGCGTCGCAGCCCGGCATCGCGCCCTTCCTGAACACCTTCATGGCCGGCCTCCATGCGCGGCATCCGGCGCAGGTGGTGCCGTTCGGCACCGTGCACCCGGGCGACGAGGACTGCGTGCGCGAAGTCGAGCGCGCGCTCGACACGCTGGGCTTCGCCGGCATCAAGCTGCACTGCCACCTGCTGCGGATGGCGCCCGACGATCCCGCGCTCGCGTCGATCCTCGACGCCGTCGCCGAACGCGGCAAGGTCGTCAACCTGCATTCGGGCGCGGTCGCGAAGAACAACGCGGCGCTCGATGCGGTCAGGGCGTTCTGCAATGTCGATCGATTCCGGCGCGCGCTGCGCCGCCGCCCCGCGCTCAGGATCATCGTCCCGCACATCGGCTACGACGAAGTACAGGCCTATCTCGACCTGATGGACGAATTCCCGAACCTGCACTTCGATACCGCGATGGCGTTCGGCGGCCACCGCGTCGCGATCGGTGAAACGATTCCCGATGTGCGCCCGCTCGTGCCGGCGCGCTACCCGCGCGGCATGCATCCGCCGCTGCCCGATCCGTGGCGCCCCGCGCTCGAACAGCTGGTGCCGCAGATGCAGGCCCGGCCGACGCGCTTCCTGTACGGCAGCGACTTCCCTTATGTGCCCTACGACTGGGATCTGGAAATCCGCCAGCTGACGCGCTACCTGCCGCCCGAGGTTCTCGAGCGCGTGCTGTGGGACAACGCGGCCGCGCTGTTCGGCGCACCGCGCGAAGCGGAGCGGGAAAGCGCCGCCGCCGCGCAGGGAGCGAACGAATGA
- a CDS encoding acyl-CoA desaturase, which produces MDDPSLLDAPRRAPAPPRASAADDAHLSVASRLRHLGVALIPTLGTLAALLSWALGGPAPRPREFALLAGFYVLNLLGMELALHRYFAHRAFKATPATQVALAVLGSLAYMGPLMWWVAIHRKHHAHTDRPGDPHTPQLGGPGLRGRLTGFWQGHVGWLFTPERARPPAWNRYAMDLYRDPVLLRIHHAYDYWLVLGLLLPMLIDGLVDLSWKSALLGLLWGGTVRVFLATNAVWAVNSAGHLFGARPYPGRDASGNLFWLALVTLGAGWHNNHHAFPQFASTRLRWWQIDVTAWVIALLERLGLVWDVQHPDPATVRKKAGAGAKPQD; this is translated from the coding sequence ATGGACGATCCCTCGCTGCTCGACGCCCCCCGCCGCGCGCCCGCCCCGCCGCGCGCGTCGGCGGCCGACGACGCCCACCTGTCGGTCGCGTCGCGTCTCCGGCACCTGGGCGTCGCGCTGATCCCGACGCTCGGCACGCTGGCCGCGCTGCTGTCGTGGGCGCTCGGCGGCCCCGCGCCGCGTCCGCGCGAGTTCGCGCTGCTCGCCGGCTTCTACGTGCTGAACCTGCTCGGCATGGAACTGGCGCTGCACCGCTACTTCGCGCACCGCGCGTTCAAGGCCACGCCCGCCACCCAGGTCGCGCTCGCGGTGCTCGGTTCGCTCGCGTACATGGGGCCGCTGATGTGGTGGGTCGCGATCCACCGCAAGCATCATGCGCATACCGACCGGCCCGGCGATCCGCACACGCCGCAGCTCGGCGGGCCGGGCCTGCGCGGCCGCCTGACCGGCTTCTGGCAAGGTCACGTCGGCTGGCTGTTCACGCCCGAGCGGGCCCGGCCGCCGGCCTGGAACCGCTATGCGATGGATCTCTACCGCGACCCCGTGCTGCTGCGGATCCATCACGCCTACGACTACTGGCTCGTGCTCGGCCTGCTGCTGCCGATGCTCATCGACGGGCTCGTCGATCTGTCGTGGAAAAGCGCGCTGCTCGGCCTGCTGTGGGGCGGCACCGTGCGGGTGTTCCTCGCGACGAACGCGGTCTGGGCGGTCAACTCGGCCGGCCATCTGTTCGGCGCGCGCCCCTACCCGGGCCGCGACGCGAGCGGCAACCTGTTCTGGCTCGCGCTCGTCACGCTCGGCGCGGGCTGGCACAACAATCACCACGCGTTCCCGCAGTTTGCGAGCACGCGGCTGCGCTGGTGGCAAATCGACGTGACCGCCTGGGTGATCGCGCTGCTCGAACGTCTGGGCCTCGTCTGGGACGTCCAGCATCCCGATCCCGCGACGGTCCGCAAGAAAGCCGGCGCCGGCGCGAAACCCCAGGACTGA
- a CDS encoding class I SAM-dependent methyltransferase: MTPEVDTPRPAAGPAFGASADAIQYHYDIGNAFLALAQEGGRNYSCAMYHEGDTHEEAQIRKLDYHIDQIRARGAARVLDIGCGWGALLNRLVTVAGVGQAVGLTLSNEQIRHIHDSYRHPGIEVLLKNWQDYRPDEPFDGIISLGAFEHFAKIDEDKLEVYRYYFEKCHAFLKPGARMSLQTMGYGDVPRDRQHTDLFIAHEVFPESDLPYLADIVRASEMLFEVELVRNDRHDYTRTMRAWFENLRANRDRALALAPLHVIERYERMYRTMSYSFDLGAFALYRITFRRIEPNRLGARAS, encoded by the coding sequence ATGACACCGGAAGTCGATACGCCGCGGCCGGCCGCCGGCCCCGCGTTCGGTGCGTCCGCCGACGCCATCCAATACCACTACGACATCGGCAACGCGTTCCTCGCGCTCGCGCAGGAAGGCGGCCGCAACTACTCGTGCGCGATGTACCACGAGGGCGACACGCATGAGGAAGCGCAGATCCGCAAGCTCGACTATCACATCGACCAGATCCGCGCGCGCGGCGCGGCGCGCGTGCTCGACATCGGCTGCGGCTGGGGCGCGCTGCTCAACCGGCTCGTCACGGTCGCGGGCGTCGGGCAGGCGGTCGGGCTCACGCTGTCCAACGAACAGATCCGCCATATCCACGACAGCTATCGCCATCCCGGCATCGAGGTGCTGCTGAAGAACTGGCAGGACTACCGACCGGACGAGCCGTTCGACGGCATCATCTCGCTCGGCGCGTTCGAGCATTTCGCCAAGATCGACGAGGACAAGCTCGAGGTCTACCGCTACTACTTCGAGAAGTGCCACGCCTTCCTGAAGCCGGGCGCGCGCATGTCGCTGCAGACCATGGGCTACGGCGACGTGCCGCGCGACCGGCAGCACACCGACCTGTTCATCGCCCACGAAGTGTTCCCCGAATCCGACCTGCCGTATCTCGCGGACATCGTGCGCGCGTCGGAGATGCTGTTCGAGGTGGAGCTGGTGCGCAACGACCGGCACGACTACACGCGCACCATGCGCGCCTGGTTCGAGAATCTGCGCGCGAACCGCGACCGCGCGCTCGCGCTCGCGCCGCTGCATGTGATCGAACGCTACGAGCGCATGTACCGGACCATGAGCTACTCGTTCGACCTCGGCGCGTTCGCGCTGTACCGGATCACGTTCCGCCGGATCGAGCCGAACCGGCTCGGCGCGCGCGCGTCGTAA
- a CDS encoding acyl carrier protein, translating to MTQATMTAVQPDAETAQEIQNWMIAYLVNQNGIGRDAIDLDKEFIDYGLDSAAALRMVGDLEDYLKRKLSPSLPYEHPTIAQLSRALAGR from the coding sequence ATGACGCAAGCGACTATGACGGCCGTCCAGCCCGATGCGGAAACCGCGCAGGAGATCCAGAACTGGATGATCGCGTACCTGGTGAACCAGAACGGTATCGGCCGCGACGCGATCGACCTCGACAAGGAGTTCATCGACTACGGCCTCGATTCGGCCGCCGCGCTGCGGATGGTCGGCGATCTCGAGGACTACCTGAAGCGCAAGCTGTCGCCGAGCCTGCCCTACGAGCACCCGACGATCGCGCAGCTCTCGCGCGCCCTCGCCGGCCGTTGA
- a CDS encoding acyl-CoA desaturase — MSTGQPPSPAGDEHTIDNALRGADTAPAARLDRALALIIVALPAVGTALAIALWIAGHGPGPVEWAVFGVFYFATALGLEVGFHRHITHKAFNARPWVRATLIAMGSMGVHGPVNWWAAIHRRHHATSDGPGDPHSPHLSGASAGGLLQGLYHSHFGWLFVGRSTRPDGWERYVPDLYRDPLVFRQHMLYYRWVVIGLVVPPLVCGLAARSWSGVLLGFLWGDLVRIFAVSHCIWALNSFCHVIGRRDFATTAHDRSRNSLLLALPTFGQGWHNNHHAFPGSAFTGLHWWQLDPGGLFVRVLQALRLVSEVNRPPAELIEKKRLS, encoded by the coding sequence ATGAGCACAGGCCAACCGCCGTCGCCGGCCGGTGACGAGCACACGATCGACAATGCGCTGCGCGGCGCCGACACCGCGCCCGCCGCCCGTCTCGACCGCGCGCTCGCGCTGATCATCGTCGCCCTGCCCGCTGTCGGCACCGCGCTCGCGATCGCCCTGTGGATCGCGGGGCACGGCCCGGGCCCCGTCGAATGGGCCGTGTTCGGCGTGTTCTACTTCGCGACCGCGCTCGGCCTCGAAGTCGGCTTTCACCGGCACATCACGCACAAGGCGTTCAACGCACGGCCCTGGGTCCGCGCCACGCTGATCGCGATGGGTTCGATGGGCGTGCACGGCCCGGTCAACTGGTGGGCCGCGATCCATCGCCGCCACCACGCCACCAGCGACGGCCCCGGAGACCCGCATTCGCCGCACCTGTCCGGCGCCAGCGCGGGCGGCCTGCTGCAAGGGCTGTACCACAGCCACTTCGGCTGGCTGTTCGTCGGCCGCTCCACGCGCCCCGACGGCTGGGAACGCTACGTCCCGGACCTCTATCGCGACCCGCTCGTGTTCCGCCAGCACATGCTGTACTACCGCTGGGTGGTGATCGGCCTCGTCGTGCCGCCGCTCGTCTGCGGCCTCGCGGCGCGCTCGTGGAGCGGCGTGCTGCTCGGCTTCCTGTGGGGCGACCTGGTGCGGATCTTCGCGGTCAGCCACTGCATCTGGGCGCTCAATTCGTTCTGCCACGTGATCGGCCGGCGCGACTTCGCCACCACCGCGCACGACCGCAGCCGCAACAGCCTGCTGCTCGCGCTGCCCACCTTCGGCCAGGGCTGGCACAACAACCACCACGCGTTCCCGGGCTCGGCGTTCACCGGCCTGCACTGGTGGCAGCTCGACCCGGGCGGCCTGTTCGTGCGCGTGCTGCAAGCGCTGCGCCTCGTCTCCGAGGTCAATCGGCCGCCGGCCGAACTGATCGAGAAGAAGCGCCTTTCCTGA
- a CDS encoding SDR family oxidoreductase, with the protein MQPLSDEAPLALFEAVYTESAVPSGDVTLAVKTWGDPAHPAVVLVHGYPDDSSVWHAVAPLLAKQHFVIAYDVRGAGLSSAPPRTADYRLARLVDDFAAVLDAFSPTRPVHLIGHDWGSIQGWEFVTEPRLAGRIASYTSCSGPCLDHVGYWLRRQLSRPSPAALGRLGGQLLRSWYVYLFHLPLLPEWSWRLWLGRAWPRLLRRVERTAIAPRPTQAGDGARGVRLYRANFIRCLFAPRERFAHAPVQVIVPLGDKYVSPALSEDLSRWVPRYYRRTVAARHWLPVADPARFAGFAQELIDAVEHGVEPPALARARRANPSGPFSGKLAVVTGAGSGIGRCAALEFAKRGATVVAVDIDLAGAERTALLVGLLGARAHARRVDVGSAEAMEALAEWVDRELGGADIVVNNAGIGMAGGILDTSAAHWERILHVNLWGVIHGSRLFARRMVARGAGGHIVNTASAAAFGPSRDLPAYATTKSAVLMLSECMRAELAEHGIGVTAVCPGFAETGIMASTHYAGASAQDEARLRQRATRLYQMRGLKPETVARAMADAVQRDRPLVAVGAEAHAMRFIGRFMPWLGRLIARLNMAAH; encoded by the coding sequence ATGCAGCCTCTCTCCGACGAAGCGCCGCTCGCGCTGTTTGAAGCGGTGTACACCGAATCCGCCGTGCCCTCGGGCGACGTCACGCTCGCCGTCAAGACCTGGGGCGACCCCGCGCACCCGGCCGTCGTGCTCGTGCACGGCTATCCGGACGACAGCAGCGTCTGGCACGCGGTCGCGCCCTTGCTCGCGAAGCAGCATTTCGTGATCGCCTACGACGTGCGCGGCGCGGGCCTGTCGAGCGCGCCGCCGCGCACCGCCGACTACCGGCTCGCGCGGCTCGTCGACGACTTCGCCGCGGTGCTCGACGCGTTCAGCCCGACCCGGCCCGTGCATCTGATCGGGCACGACTGGGGCTCCATCCAGGGCTGGGAATTCGTCACCGAGCCGCGTCTCGCCGGCCGCATCGCCTCCTACACCTCGTGCTCGGGACCGTGCCTCGACCACGTCGGCTACTGGTTGCGCCGGCAACTATCGCGACCGTCGCCCGCCGCGCTCGGCCGGCTCGGCGGACAACTGCTGCGCTCGTGGTACGTGTACCTGTTCCACCTGCCGCTGCTGCCCGAATGGAGCTGGCGCCTGTGGCTCGGCCGCGCCTGGCCGCGGCTGCTGCGCCGGGTCGAGCGCACCGCGATCGCGCCGCGCCCGACCCAGGCCGGCGACGGCGCGCGCGGCGTGCGCCTGTACCGCGCGAACTTCATCCGCTGCCTGTTCGCGCCGCGCGAACGCTTTGCGCACGCACCGGTGCAGGTGATCGTGCCGCTCGGCGACAAGTACGTGAGCCCGGCGCTGTCGGAGGATCTGTCGCGCTGGGTGCCGCGCTACTACCGCCGTACCGTGGCCGCGCGGCACTGGCTGCCGGTCGCGGACCCGGCGCGCTTCGCCGGCTTCGCACAGGAACTGATCGACGCGGTCGAACACGGCGTCGAGCCGCCCGCGCTCGCGCGCGCGCGCCGCGCCAATCCGAGCGGCCCGTTCAGCGGCAAGCTCGCGGTGGTCACCGGCGCGGGCAGCGGGATCGGCCGCTGCGCCGCGCTCGAATTCGCGAAACGCGGCGCGACGGTGGTCGCGGTCGACATCGACCTCGCCGGCGCCGAGCGCACCGCGCTGCTGGTCGGCCTGCTCGGCGCGCGCGCGCACGCGCGGCGCGTGGACGTCGGCTCCGCCGAGGCGATGGAGGCGCTGGCCGAATGGGTCGACCGCGAACTCGGCGGCGCCGACATCGTGGTCAACAACGCCGGCATCGGCATGGCGGGCGGCATCCTCGACACCAGCGCCGCGCATTGGGAGCGGATCCTGCACGTGAACCTGTGGGGCGTGATCCACGGTTCGCGCCTGTTCGCGCGCCGGATGGTCGCGCGCGGCGCGGGCGGGCATATCGTCAACACCGCGTCGGCGGCCGCGTTCGGCCCGTCGCGCGACCTGCCCGCCTATGCGACCACCAAGTCGGCCGTCCTGATGCTCAGCGAATGCATGCGCGCGGAGCTGGCGGAGCACGGGATCGGCGTGACCGCCGTGTGCCCGGGCTTCGCGGAGACCGGGATCATGGCGTCGACGCACTACGCGGGCGCGAGCGCGCAGGACGAAGCGCGCCTGCGGCAGCGCGCGACGCGGCTCTACCAGATGCGCGGCCTGAAGCCGGAGACCGTCGCGCGCGCGATGGCGGACGCCGTGCAGCGCGACCGGCCGCTCGTCGCGGTGGGCGCGGAGGCGCATGCGATGCGTTTCATCGGCCGTTTCATGCCGTGGCTCGGCCGGCTGATCGCGCGACTCAACATGGCCGCGCACTGA